A window of Candidatus Abyssobacteria bacterium SURF_5 contains these coding sequences:
- a CDS encoding thioredoxin: MKVASSKFLLRTIFMFCLFFLVGQGNSRVCAAPTVYPTGTTINDPAKTYVGYTLFQVKNPPRIVLIDMAGQVVHSWESQAFSLHYAEALPNGNILANAETAELNGLVELDWDGNIVWSFVYDKDLVKVHHDFERLTNGNTLILCKQTRTVPTISPLPIRDDYIIEVDPSGAIVWEWHTCDHYAEFGFNAEARELIAETGGDWAHTNSISTLPPNSLGDSRLAPGNILVSQRHTNIIYVIAKATGQITWKCGPDDNLTIGQHDAEMIPEPLAGAGNILVFDNGGLGGYPYKFRMYSRVLEIDPLQKIVDWSYNAAVSGLHLFSFFSPFISSAQRLPNGNTMIDEGESGRIFEVTPEGEIVWEYVNPIFFQHFGQIQINSLYRAYRTSPDWPLLP, translated from the coding sequence ATGAAGGTTGCAAGTTCAAAATTCCTTTTAAGGACGATCTTTATGTTCTGTTTGTTCTTCCTTGTTGGACAGGGAAATTCCCGCGTCTGTGCCGCCCCGACAGTCTATCCGACCGGAACCACAATAAATGATCCCGCAAAAACATATGTCGGCTATACTCTGTTCCAGGTAAAAAACCCGCCCCGCATTGTCCTTATCGATATGGCGGGCCAGGTCGTGCATTCGTGGGAAAGTCAGGCGTTCAGCTTGCATTATGCTGAAGCGTTGCCGAATGGAAACATACTGGCGAATGCCGAGACGGCGGAATTGAATGGGTTGGTGGAACTGGATTGGGACGGCAATATCGTTTGGAGTTTTGTGTACGACAAAGATCTGGTCAAGGTGCATCACGATTTCGAGAGGCTGACCAACGGAAACACTCTCATACTTTGTAAGCAGACAAGGACGGTTCCCACTATTTCGCCGCTTCCGATCCGCGACGATTACATTATTGAGGTTGATCCTTCCGGCGCCATAGTTTGGGAATGGCATACGTGCGATCATTACGCCGAATTTGGGTTCAACGCCGAAGCTCGTGAATTAATCGCAGAGACGGGCGGAGACTGGGCGCACACCAACTCTATCAGCACTTTGCCGCCAAATTCTCTGGGCGACAGCCGCTTGGCGCCCGGCAATATCCTGGTCAGCCAGCGACATACCAATATCATTTACGTAATCGCCAAGGCGACCGGACAGATCACATGGAAGTGCGGTCCCGATGACAATCTCACAATCGGCCAGCACGATGCCGAGATGATTCCCGAACCGTTGGCTGGAGCGGGAAACATCCTGGTTTTTGATAACGGGGGACTCGGCGGCTATCCGTATAAGTTCAGAATGTACTCGCGCGTACTCGAGATCGACCCGCTTCAGAAAATCGTCGATTGGTCCTATAATGCGGCCGTCTCAGGTCTTCATCTGTTTTCGTTCTTCAGCCCATTCATCAGTTCAGCGCAACGATTGCCCAACGGAAACACAATGATCGATGAGGGGGAATCGGGGCGGATATTCGAGGTCACTCCCGAAGGCGAGATCGTGTGGGAATATGTGAACCCGATTTTCTTTCAGCACTTCGGACAGATACAGATTAATTCCCTTTACAGGGCCTACAGAACCTCTCCGGATTGGCCGCTGCTCCCATAG